From a single Sebaldella sp. S0638 genomic region:
- the nadD gene encoding nicotinate (nicotinamide) nucleotide adenylyltransferase → MKIGIYGGSFNPVHNGHLKVAEWILDKVKLDKIIWVPLYKPYHKEISDLEDSEHRYNMLKLALGNKKKYEISRVEIDDKIISYTLDTLLKLKKQYPGNEFYEIIGGDSAETFHTWKDYKEILNNAKVLVYSRRGHRVKITENMELIEAPYLDISSTLIREKVENNESIFGLVPKSVEEYIYSNKLYR, encoded by the coding sequence ATGAAAATAGGCATCTATGGAGGAAGCTTTAATCCTGTGCATAACGGTCATCTGAAAGTAGCAGAATGGATACTGGATAAGGTAAAACTCGATAAAATAATCTGGGTTCCGCTGTATAAGCCGTATCATAAGGAAATAAGCGATCTGGAAGATTCTGAACACAGATATAATATGCTGAAACTGGCATTAGGAAATAAAAAAAAGTATGAGATATCCAGAGTGGAAATTGATGATAAAATAATTTCTTATACACTGGATACTTTATTAAAATTAAAGAAGCAATATCCGGGAAATGAATTTTATGAAATAATAGGCGGGGATTCCGCTGAAACATTTCACACATGGAAAGATTATAAAGAAATACTGAATAATGCAAAGGTACTTGTATATTCCAGACGCGGACACAGGGTGAAAATAACAGAGAATATGGAATTAATAGAAGCACCTTATCTGGATATATCTTCAACACTTATAAGAGAGAAAGTGGAAAATAATGAATCCATCTTCGGACTTGTTCCCAAGTCTGTGGAGGAGTATATATACAGTAATAAATTATATAGATGA
- the lpxK gene encoding tetraacyldisaccharide 4'-kinase, whose product MRNKIPGMVVLMYFLSLIYGLITGIRNRLYDFNILKAKRVEGTKIICIGNITAGGTGKTPAVQYFAKKMLKENKKVAVLSRGYNGKRKEDPMIVRDEKEIFATALEAGDETYLHALNLEIPVAVAKDRYSGAKLLKEKYNIDVIILDDGYQHRKLFRDKNILLIDATNPFGGNHLLPKGRLRESLAGIKRADEIIITKVNYTGVQAAEPIIKKLEKYNKPLFLAEHKEDYFYSQKLEKFDFSVVKDKKVLLFSSIASPENFKKSVLKLGTGKLDEIKFSDHHVYSDVEIDEIIREAKDYDFVITTEKDIVKINKNIENLLILKISFNIL is encoded by the coding sequence ATGAGGAATAAAATTCCGGGAATGGTGGTACTTATGTATTTTTTATCGTTAATTTACGGTCTGATAACAGGTATCAGAAATAGACTTTATGATTTTAATATTTTAAAGGCAAAAAGAGTAGAAGGAACTAAAATAATATGTATAGGTAATATAACAGCAGGAGGAACAGGAAAAACACCTGCTGTACAGTATTTTGCCAAAAAAATGCTTAAAGAAAACAAAAAAGTAGCTGTATTAAGCAGAGGATATAACGGAAAAAGAAAAGAAGATCCTATGATTGTAAGGGATGAAAAAGAAATTTTTGCAACAGCACTTGAAGCCGGGGATGAAACTTATCTTCATGCACTAAATCTGGAAATTCCCGTTGCAGTGGCAAAAGACCGTTATTCAGGCGCAAAACTTCTCAAAGAAAAATATAATATAGATGTTATAATATTAGATGACGGATATCAGCACAGAAAACTTTTCAGAGATAAAAATATCCTTTTGATTGATGCAACTAATCCCTTCGGGGGAAACCATCTCCTTCCCAAAGGAAGACTGCGTGAAAGCCTTGCGGGAATAAAAAGGGCAGATGAAATAATAATTACAAAAGTAAATTATACAGGAGTACAGGCAGCAGAACCTATAATAAAGAAACTTGAAAAGTATAATAAGCCTTTATTTCTTGCTGAGCATAAAGAAGATTACTTTTACAGTCAAAAGCTTGAGAAGTTTGACTTTAGTGTAGTGAAAGATAAAAAAGTCCTTTTATTTTCTTCTATTGCCAGTCCTGAAAATTTTAAGAAGTCAGTATTAAAACTGGGAACAGGAAAGCTGGATGAAATAAAATTTTCAGATCATCATGTGTATTCTGATGTGGAAATAGATGAAATTATAAGAGAAGCAAAGGATTATGACTTTGTTATTACCACAGAAAAAGATATAGTAAAAATAAATAAAAATATTGAAAATCTTTTGATTTTAAAAATAAGTTTTAATATACTGTGA
- a CDS encoding vancomycin high temperature exclusion protein, whose protein sequence is MKKVILIFKILLVLFIGAVFINIYIQYSTKKYIFSNVEGVPKAYTGLVLGSMVFDNGNPSGVVRQRLDKTIELYRSGKIKRILVSGDHGQKNYDEVNSMKNYLVKKGIPIEDIFLDHAGFDTYSSMVRAREIFEIDDVIIITQKFHLPRSVYIARKKGMNAYGVISNPEGWYESYYNKGRDKISRVKAFFDVMFNRKPKYLGEKIPINGSNEKTLDQK, encoded by the coding sequence ATGAAAAAAGTGATTTTGATATTTAAAATACTGCTGGTTCTCTTTATAGGAGCAGTGTTTATAAATATATACATACAATACAGTACAAAAAAATATATATTTTCAAATGTAGAAGGGGTTCCGAAAGCTTACACCGGTCTGGTTTTGGGATCAATGGTTTTTGATAACGGAAACCCTTCGGGAGTGGTAAGGCAGAGGCTTGATAAAACAATAGAACTGTACAGGTCAGGGAAGATAAAAAGAATTCTTGTTTCAGGAGATCACGGACAGAAAAATTATGACGAGGTAAATTCAATGAAAAATTATCTTGTGAAAAAAGGGATACCTATTGAGGATATTTTTCTGGATCATGCAGGCTTTGATACGTACAGTTCTATGGTAAGGGCAAGGGAAATATTTGAAATAGATGATGTAATTATCATAACACAAAAATTTCATCTGCCAAGATCTGTATACATTGCCAGAAAAAAAGGGATGAATGCATACGGGGTAATTTCTAATCCTGAAGGATGGTATGAATCTTACTATAACAAAGGAAGGGATAAGATATCACGGGTAAAAGCTTTTTTTGATGTTATGTTTAACAGAAAACCAAAATATTTAGGGGAAAAAATACCTATAAACGGCAGCAATGAAAAAACATTAGATCAAAAATAA
- a CDS encoding fructose-1,6-bisphosphatase: MLNNYCKILSKYYDNIAKVSKEIINLEAILNLPKPTEHFITDIHGEYESFSHILRNASGYIRMKIDEEFSDLKLHEKKDLATLVYYPKGWLKANKTEYKELKDWYKITLERLVILCKVVSSKYSRSKVRKALPENYSYIIEELLHENSYNNIDRKQYYNGILESIIELNRADDFIIELSKLIRRLAVDHLHIVGDIYDRGPAPHLVMDELMNHHSLDIQWGNHDILWVGAAAGSTACIYNVLRICMKYNNLESAEDGYGINLLPLARFAMKTYKNTNCKMFEPKINNDENISLDDIKLIAQMHKAVTVLQLKLEGNIIKESPEYNMNDRLFLDKIDFTNNTVRIGDKDYPLLDTDFPTFDPDDPYRLSKEEEEITEKLKNSFIKSEKLQKHIKFLILKGSIYLKYNSNLLYHACIPMGEDKEFKKIEILGKSYYGKNFLDKIDILVREYYLTGGKPKEKFGSDFFWYLWCHQDSPLFGKDKMATFERYFIEDKFTHKEKENPYFTLRDKEKVCNKILENFGLDVAKSHIINGHMPVIVRKGESPIKANGKLLVIDGGLSKAYQKKTGIAGYTLIYNSYGLLLTTQGPFTSTQEAIESGHDILTISEVVRKNDRKFVKDTDIGKEISEEISELKYLLTSYKEGIIKEKNI; encoded by the coding sequence GAGCATTTTATAACAGATATACACGGTGAATACGAGTCATTCAGCCATATATTAAGAAATGCTTCCGGCTATATAAGAATGAAGATCGACGAAGAATTCAGCGATTTGAAGCTTCATGAGAAAAAAGATCTTGCAACCTTGGTTTATTATCCGAAAGGATGGCTGAAAGCCAATAAGACAGAGTATAAGGAGCTAAAAGACTGGTATAAGATAACCCTTGAAAGACTGGTTATATTATGTAAGGTAGTTTCTTCAAAATACAGCCGTTCAAAAGTAAGAAAGGCACTGCCAGAGAATTATTCCTACATTATAGAAGAATTGCTGCATGAAAATTCCTATAATAATATAGACCGTAAACAGTATTATAACGGCATACTGGAGTCAATTATCGAACTTAACAGGGCAGATGATTTTATTATAGAACTTTCCAAACTGATAAGGAGGCTCGCAGTAGATCATTTGCATATAGTGGGGGATATTTATGACAGAGGACCGGCACCGCATCTTGTGATGGATGAACTTATGAATCATCACTCTCTGGATATACAATGGGGGAATCACGATATTCTGTGGGTTGGAGCAGCGGCAGGCTCTACAGCGTGCATTTATAATGTTCTCAGAATTTGCATGAAATATAATAACCTTGAAAGTGCAGAGGACGGATATGGTATAAATTTACTCCCTCTGGCAAGGTTTGCGATGAAAACATATAAAAATACAAATTGTAAGATGTTTGAACCAAAGATAAATAATGATGAAAATATATCACTTGATGATATAAAACTGATCGCTCAGATGCATAAAGCAGTGACAGTGCTGCAGCTGAAACTGGAAGGTAATATCATAAAGGAAAGCCCTGAGTATAATATGAACGACAGACTCTTCCTTGATAAAATAGATTTTACCAACAATACTGTAAGAATCGGAGATAAAGATTATCCATTGCTTGATACGGATTTTCCTACGTTTGATCCTGATGATCCTTACAGACTGAGTAAAGAAGAAGAGGAAATTACAGAAAAACTAAAAAACAGCTTTATAAAAAGTGAAAAGCTTCAAAAGCATATAAAATTCCTGATTTTAAAAGGAAGTATATATCTGAAATATAACTCTAACTTGTTATACCATGCGTGTATTCCAATGGGAGAAGATAAAGAATTTAAAAAAATAGAAATACTGGGAAAATCCTATTACGGGAAAAATTTCCTTGATAAAATAGATATTCTGGTAAGAGAGTATTATCTCACAGGAGGCAAGCCAAAGGAAAAGTTTGGTTCTGATTTCTTCTGGTATCTGTGGTGTCATCAGGACTCGCCTTTATTTGGGAAAGATAAAATGGCAACATTTGAAAGATACTTTATAGAGGATAAGTTTACTCATAAAGAAAAAGAAAACCCGTATTTTACACTTAGAGATAAAGAGAAAGTATGTAATAAAATACTGGAAAACTTTGGTCTTGATGTAGCAAAGTCTCATATAATAAATGGTCATATGCCTGTAATTGTACGAAAAGGGGAAAGTCCCATAAAAGCTAACGGGAAGCTTTTGGTAATAGACGGCGGTCTTTCTAAGGCTTACCAGAAAAAAACAGGTATAGCAGGTTACACCCTTATTTATAACTCATACGGTCTGCTGCTTACTACTCAGGGGCCGTTTACATCAACGCAGGAAGCAATAGAATCAGGACATGATATACTTACAATAAGCGAAGTAGTAAGAAAAAACGACAGAAAATTCGTAAAAGATACTGATATAGGAAAGGAGATTTCAGAGGAAATCTCAGAATTAAAATATTTGTTAACTTCATATAAGGAAGGTATAATTAAGGAAAAAAACATCTGA
- the whiA gene encoding DNA-binding protein WhiA, which yields MSYSANVKSELFNVPNENNNENLAELLGIFMAKNSIKENEIRLSTENIALAKRVYSNMKKAAGLTIQLKYLTSKKLGIHKVYEVIIPFQNGYIEFLKSIFEFKNLDSSKDENIFKGLIKGYFLSCGYIKSPEKGYALDFFIDTEDAATFLYYLFKKIGKRVFQADKKNKNLVYIRNSEDILDILIIINAVSTFFKYEDTIINKEIRNKVNRNLNWEIANETRKISTSEKQLRMIEKIDEVAGLNTLSDVLQETARMRIENPDMSLQELADLTNISKSGIRNRFRRLTEYYEELMENEE from the coding sequence ATGTCATATTCTGCAAATGTAAAAAGTGAACTTTTTAATGTACCAAATGAAAATAATAATGAAAATCTGGCAGAACTTTTGGGAATATTTATGGCAAAGAATTCCATAAAAGAAAATGAGATAAGATTAAGTACTGAAAATATAGCTTTGGCAAAACGGGTTTATTCTAATATGAAAAAAGCTGCCGGACTTACTATTCAGCTGAAATATCTTACCAGTAAGAAGCTGGGGATTCATAAGGTATACGAGGTAATAATACCTTTTCAAAACGGGTATATTGAATTTTTGAAAAGTATTTTTGAATTCAAAAATCTTGATTCATCAAAAGATGAAAATATATTCAAAGGATTAATCAAAGGATATTTTTTGAGCTGCGGTTATATAAAATCTCCGGAAAAAGGTTATGCTCTGGATTTTTTTATAGATACTGAAGATGCAGCTACTTTTTTATATTACTTATTTAAAAAAATAGGAAAAAGGGTCTTTCAGGCTGATAAAAAAAATAAAAATCTGGTTTATATAAGAAATTCGGAAGACATACTTGATATATTAATTATAATAAATGCCGTGTCGACTTTTTTTAAATATGAGGACACAATTATAAATAAAGAGATAAGAAATAAAGTAAACAGAAATCTGAACTGGGAAATAGCCAATGAGACAAGGAAAATCTCCACTTCGGAAAAACAGCTTAGAATGATAGAGAAAATAGATGAAGTGGCAGGTTTGAACACACTTTCGGATGTATTGCAGGAAACAGCAAGAATGAGAATTGAAAATCCTGATATGTCTCTTCAGGAACTGGCTGATCTTACGAATATCTCAAAATCAGGGATCAGAAACAGATTCAGGCGTCTGACTGAATATTACGAGGAACTTATGGAAAATGAGGAATAA